Sequence from the Agrococcus sp. SL85 genome:
CGGCGCCGACGACGTGCCCCGCACACTGGCGCTGCTGGCCGTCTACCCGTCGTTCTGGCTGGGGTTCAGCGCGCGATGGCAGGGGGTCGCCGTCGTGGGCGTCGCCGCCGCGGTCATCACCGCGGGCATGCTCGCCCGTGTCGCGACCGCGACCGGCGTGACCCTGACGGCGAACGCCGTCGGCGCCGTGCTCGTGCCGCTGAGCCTCGTCGGCGCGGCGTGGCTCGCGCTGCGCACCGTGCGACGCGTCGAGCGGCAGCAGGCGGTGCTGCTGCAGCGCGAGCAGGAGCGGGGCGCGCTGCTCGGGCGGTCGGCCGTCGACGGCGCGCTCCTCGACGCGATCTTCGAGACCGTGCGGATCGGGCTCGTGCTGCTCGACCCCGACGGCCGCGTCGAGCGCATGAACCCGACGCTCGCGCGGCACCCGGCGATGGCGGGGGAGACGCCCGAGGGCGCGATGGCCGACGCGATCTTCCTCGACCTCGAGAGCCGCGAGCCCATCGAGCGCTCGAGCACCCCGTTCATCCGCGCCGCGCGCGGGGAGTCCTTCGACAACGCCGTGCAGTGGGCGCATCGGCCGGGCCAGGACATGCTCGCCATCACGGTCTCGTCGCGCCCGCTCATCGTCGACGGCGCGTTCCGCGGCTCGATCGTCGCGGTCGACGACGTCACGACGTACATGCGCATGCTCGCCGACCGCGACGACTTCGTCGCGCTCGTCTCGCACGAGCTGCGCACGCCGCTCACCTCGATCGCCGGGTACGTCGAGCTCGTGCTCGAGGAGGAGCTGCCCGAGCGCATCGCCGACTGGCTGCAGACGGTGCGACGCAACTCCACGCGCCTGCAGGGCCTCGTGGAGGACCTCCTCATCGTCGGCGAGATGACACGGGGGGAGCTGCGCCTCGCGCGCGCCCCCATCGACCTGCGGGCCGTGGCGGAGGAGACCGTGGCGCTGCTGGAGCACCGCGCGCGCCGGCGCGACGTGCGCCTCCGGCTCCTCCCGGGGCCGGGCGTCCTCGTCGACGCCGACCCGCGCCGCATCGCGCAGGTCGCCGAGAACCTCGTCTCGAACGCGATCAAGTACGTCGACGAGGGCGGCAGCATCGACGTGCTGGTCGAGGGGGTTGCGGAGCGCGCGACCCTCGCGGTCGTCGACGACGGGCCCGGCGTCGCCCCGGAGGAGGCGGCCCGCGTGTTCGAGCGCTTCTACCGCTCGGCCGAGGCGCGCGCGTCCGGCGTGCAGGGGGCAGGGCTCGGGCTCTGGATCTGCAGCATGATCATGCGCGCGCACGACGGCTCGATCCGCTTCGACAGCACGCCGGGCGCGGGATCCACGGCGTCGTTCTCGCTGCCGCGCTGAGCGGCCGGCCGGGCTCGGGGGCCCGCTGCCCGCGCCGCGCTCCGCCGCTCAGGTGCGCGGCGCCTGCGCCTCTGCCGCCTCATCGCCCTCGGCGAAGCCCGAGCGGGTCATCACGCCCCACACCTGCTGCTTGCCGGTGAGCGCCGCCCACCAGCCCTGCACGCGCCAGACCGCCGTCAGCTGCCGGTAGCCGAAGCTCTCGGCGAGCACGGCCAGCAGCGTCGCGCCCAGGTCGCGCCATCGCTCGTAGCGATGGAAGCTCGCCTCCTCCACGACGACCGCGGCGAGCGTCACGAGCGTGCCGAAGACGTACGAGACGACGAGGAGCAGCAGCGCGAAGCCGGGATCGACGATGCCGAGCAGGAGCCCGAGGGGCACGAGCACGAGGCCCGCGAGCTCCACGACCGGCGCGAGCAGCTCGAACAGCCAGTAGTAGGGGAGCGCGAGCATGCCGACGCGCCCGTAGCGCGGGTTGAGGAGCATGCCGCGGTACTTCCAGAGCACCTCCCACAGGCCGCGGTGCCAGCGGCGCCGCTGCCGGGCGAGCACGGCCATGGTCGACGGCGCCTCCGTCCAGCTCACCGGCTCCGCGACGAACTCGACGCGATGGTCGCGGCGGCCCTCGAGGATCCACCGCTGGATCCGCATGACGAGCTCGAAGTCCTCGCCGATCGAGTCGGCGTCGAGGCCGCCGGTCTCGATGAGGACGTCGCGTCGGAACATCCCGAACGCGCCCGAGATCAGGATGAGCGCGCCGAGGTCGGACCACGCGGTGCGGCCGAGCAGGAAGGCCCGCAGGTACTCCACGACCTGGATGCGCGCGATGAGCTGCTTCGGCATCCGCACGTCGACGATGCGCCCGCCCTGCACGCGCGAGTTGTTGACGATGCGCACCACGCCGCCCGTGGCGACGACGCGCTCCGGATCGTCGGCGAAGGGCTTCGACACCGACAGCAGCGCGTCGGGCTCGAGGATCGAGTCGGCGTCGACCATGACGACGAGGTCCTTCGACGCGAGGTCGAGCCCGAGGTTGACGGAGTCGGAGCGGCCGGAGTTGTCCGTGTCGACGACGATGAGCGGCACGGCCCCGTCGGGGGCGCGCCAGATGCCGCGCACGGCCCCGCGCACCGGGATGCGCCCGGGGATGTCGCGGTCGTCGGGCACGAGGCGGTACGCGTCCTTGAGGCGCGCCATCGTCTCGTCGGCGCTGCCGTCGTTCACGACGATGACCTCGTGGTCGG
This genomic interval carries:
- a CDS encoding sensor histidine kinase yields the protein MTPATLLGAGGGDRDAEAQPHQEALRLQLVFLCSVALVLGVMTLVSPAVWAGPWVPIGGGVLLAATALAAALALGRRERPTHWLVAVPLLDLAAVVALLGADDVPRTLALLAVYPSFWLGFSARWQGVAVVGVAAAVITAGMLARVATATGVTLTANAVGAVLVPLSLVGAAWLALRTVRRVERQQAVLLQREQERGALLGRSAVDGALLDAIFETVRIGLVLLDPDGRVERMNPTLARHPAMAGETPEGAMADAIFLDLESREPIERSSTPFIRAARGESFDNAVQWAHRPGQDMLAITVSSRPLIVDGAFRGSIVAVDDVTTYMRMLADRDDFVALVSHELRTPLTSIAGYVELVLEEELPERIADWLQTVRRNSTRLQGLVEDLLIVGEMTRGELRLARAPIDLRAVAEETVALLEHRARRRDVRLRLLPGPGVLVDADPRRIAQVAENLVSNAIKYVDEGGSIDVLVEGVAERATLAVVDDGPGVAPEEAARVFERFYRSAEARASGVQGAGLGLWICSMIMRAHDGSIRFDSTPGAGSTASFSLPR
- a CDS encoding glycosyltransferase family 2 protein, which encodes MSWDWLRDALQWLFALTMWPTGVYFLLANTAMLVLICIAAAHFSRYLRRSEHRGEDAMAASPVSLGVTVIMPAYNEAAVILTSVRSVLDLRYPDHEVIVVNDGSADETMARLKDAYRLVPDDRDIPGRIPVRGAVRGIWRAPDGAVPLIVVDTDNSGRSDSVNLGLDLASKDLVVMVDADSILEPDALLSVSKPFADDPERVVATGGVVRIVNNSRVQGGRIVDVRMPKQLIARIQVVEYLRAFLLGRTAWSDLGALILISGAFGMFRRDVLIETGGLDADSIGEDFELVMRIQRWILEGRRDHRVEFVAEPVSWTEAPSTMAVLARQRRRWHRGLWEVLWKYRGMLLNPRYGRVGMLALPYYWLFELLAPVVELAGLVLVPLGLLLGIVDPGFALLLLVVSYVFGTLVTLAAVVVEEASFHRYERWRDLGATLLAVLAESFGYRQLTAVWRVQGWWAALTGKQQVWGVMTRSGFAEGDEAAEAQAPRT